One window of the Actinomyces procaprae genome contains the following:
- a CDS encoding RES domain-containing protein, with the protein MLCEPTGPLYRIGRAEAPFHFSEITPEVSGLPNAGNRFDVLGGGVMYAASTPTGAFVETLQSFRPTTAARAAVARDTPGFMIAGSVPRDWRERRRLARLTLEEPSPFIDVESSDAWPVFEDALAPELCRLGISRLDIGAVRGSDRLVTRLLARWAYLASLASGEPAYGGVRYMSKLGPFECWAIFDGVQWNPAGQSRITKQDAAYREACALLELVAH; encoded by the coding sequence GTGCTGTGCGAACCGACGGGCCCGTTGTACCGTATCGGCAGGGCAGAGGCGCCGTTCCACTTCTCCGAGATCACGCCGGAGGTCTCTGGCCTGCCGAATGCGGGCAACCGGTTCGATGTACTCGGGGGCGGCGTCATGTATGCGGCCAGCACCCCCACAGGGGCTTTCGTTGAGACGCTGCAGTCCTTTAGGCCGACGACGGCGGCGCGGGCGGCTGTAGCGCGCGACACCCCGGGATTCATGATTGCCGGATCAGTACCCCGGGACTGGCGTGAACGACGTCGGCTTGCACGGCTTACCCTGGAGGAACCGAGCCCGTTCATTGATGTGGAGAGTTCCGACGCCTGGCCGGTATTTGAAGATGCCCTTGCCCCCGAACTATGCAGACTCGGCATATCGCGTCTGGACATCGGCGCCGTCCGCGGTTCTGATCGGCTAGTGACTCGCCTGCTAGCACGCTGGGCGTATCTCGCCTCGCTGGCGTCCGGCGAGCCTGCGTACGGCGGTGTTCGGTACATGTCGAAGCTCGGTCCCTTCGAGTGCTGGGCAATCTTCGACGGCGTCCAGTGGAACCCTGCGGGCCAGAGCAGAATCACCAAGCAGGACGCCGCCTATCGGGAGGCCTGTGCCCTGCTGGAACTGGTGGCGCACTGA